The Planococcus versutus genome contains a region encoding:
- a CDS encoding NAD(P)-dependent malic enzyme yields MSNLKSDSLQLHRMHQGKLEIRSKVAVENERDLSLAYSPGVAEPCREIAADPSKVHEYTMKSNMVAVVTDGTAVLGLGNIGPLASLPVMEGKAVLFKEFAGVDAFPICLDTTDAELIIQTVKLLEPGFGGVNLEDISAPTCFIVEERLKKEMGIPVFHDDQHGTAIVTLAGLINALKLVGKDVQETKVVVNGAGAAGIAIVKLLSKFGFGQLIMCDTKGAIYKGRPHGMNPFKEEVAEMSNYERNQGQLADVIQGADIFIGVSAEGALTEDMVRSMNRDAIIFAMANPNPEILPHLAKKAGAKVVGTGRSDFPNQVNNVLAFPGLFRGALDVLATDINDAMKIAAVEAIAGLLETNELHEDYVIPKPFDLRVASAVAAAVAKAAIETGVARKTIETEDVMQKTASLSTIGENHNS; encoded by the coding sequence ATGTCCAATTTAAAGAGTGATTCGCTGCAATTGCATAGAATGCATCAAGGCAAACTAGAGATTCGTTCAAAAGTGGCGGTGGAAAACGAAAGAGACTTGAGTCTTGCTTATTCTCCAGGAGTAGCTGAACCTTGTAGAGAAATTGCTGCAGATCCATCAAAGGTTCATGAGTACACGATGAAGAGCAATATGGTAGCCGTTGTCACAGATGGAACTGCTGTTCTAGGTTTAGGCAATATCGGACCTCTTGCATCGTTACCTGTAATGGAAGGCAAGGCTGTGCTGTTTAAGGAATTCGCGGGTGTCGATGCGTTTCCAATATGTTTGGATACAACGGATGCTGAGTTGATTATTCAAACGGTAAAGTTGCTCGAACCTGGATTTGGCGGAGTCAATCTCGAAGACATTTCAGCTCCTACTTGTTTTATTGTGGAAGAAAGGCTGAAAAAAGAAATGGGCATTCCTGTATTTCATGATGATCAACACGGCACGGCAATTGTGACACTTGCTGGGTTGATCAACGCGTTGAAATTGGTAGGCAAAGACGTGCAAGAAACCAAAGTTGTAGTCAACGGCGCAGGAGCTGCGGGAATTGCTATCGTTAAATTACTAAGTAAGTTTGGGTTTGGACAGTTGATTATGTGTGATACTAAAGGTGCTATCTATAAAGGACGTCCCCACGGCATGAATCCATTTAAAGAAGAAGTGGCTGAAATGAGCAATTATGAACGCAACCAAGGTCAACTTGCCGATGTCATTCAAGGAGCAGACATTTTCATTGGCGTTTCAGCAGAAGGCGCATTGACTGAAGACATGGTACGTTCAATGAATCGTGATGCAATTATTTTTGCAATGGCTAATCCGAATCCTGAAATTCTGCCACATTTAGCGAAAAAAGCTGGTGCAAAAGTTGTTGGAACAGGGCGTTCTGATTTTCCAAACCAAGTGAATAACGTTTTAGCATTCCCCGGACTTTTTAGAGGCGCACTGGATGTATTGGCGACAGATATTAATGATGCAATGAAAATCGCTGCAGTCGAAGCCATTGCAGGCTTGCTTGAGACAAATGAGCTTCATGAGGATTACGTTATTCCAAAGCCATTCGATTTACGTGTAGCTTCGGCTGTAGCTGCAGCAGTTGCTAAAGCTGCTATCGAAACAGGTGTGGCACGCAAAACCATTGAAACAGAAGATGTGATGCAAAAGACAGCGAGTTTATCAACAATTGGAGAAAATCATAATTCGTAA